In Haloimpatiens massiliensis, the following are encoded in one genomic region:
- the dprA gene encoding DNA-processing protein DprA — MDIYDIWLCYAKIPNRIKVKLFKKFKTSQKVWYHCIENNINLNNNIKGCLKKAWNKDKLEQIIEQINVHNIKTVTFSDEKYPSSLKKYDDAPFILFYKGNIDVLNEINTVSVVGARNCTFYGVQCTKYIVKILAKNHIGIISGMAKGIDKNAHATCVEVGGYTCAVLGCGIDIIYPKQNRELYYSIMDKGCIISEFLPGTPPYSYNFPIRNRIISGLGKILIVVEAGEKSGTLITANCALEQGKDIVVVPGSIFSPQSKGTNKLISEGAYPFIDIEGVFNLLRENYNYNLIKDQNEDKGQKCKEIHGKLSKLIGDSPVHIDDIIKICHIDISQLYDVLFEMQFDNEIMCLSGNYYVKIHNI, encoded by the coding sequence TTGGATATATACGATATTTGGTTATGTTATGCTAAAATACCTAATAGAATAAAGGTAAAATTATTTAAAAAATTTAAAACTTCTCAAAAAGTATGGTATCATTGTATAGAAAATAATATAAATTTAAATAATAATATAAAAGGATGTTTAAAAAAGGCATGGAATAAAGATAAGTTAGAGCAAATTATAGAACAAATTAATGTACATAATATAAAAACTGTTACATTTAGTGATGAGAAATATCCTAGTAGTTTAAAAAAATATGATGATGCTCCCTTTATTTTATTCTATAAAGGAAATATAGACGTATTAAATGAAATTAACACTGTTTCAGTGGTAGGAGCTAGAAACTGTACCTTTTATGGGGTACAATGTACTAAGTATATAGTAAAAATATTAGCTAAGAATCATATAGGTATAATAAGTGGAATGGCAAAGGGAATTGATAAAAATGCACATGCTACTTGTGTTGAAGTAGGAGGATATACTTGTGCAGTCTTAGGCTGTGGGATAGATATAATTTATCCTAAGCAAAATAGAGAACTATATTATTCTATAATGGATAAGGGGTGTATAATATCTGAATTTCTACCAGGGACTCCACCTTATAGTTATAATTTTCCTATTAGAAATAGAATAATAAGTGGACTTGGAAAAATATTAATTGTAGTTGAAGCAGGAGAAAAAAGCGGAACACTTATAACTGCTAATTGTGCTTTAGAACAAGGAAAAGATATTGTGGTAGTTCCTGGATCTATATTTTCACCTCAAAGCAAAGGTACAAATAAATTAATAAGTGAAGGTGCATATCCTTTTATAGATATTGAAGGAGTTTTTAATCTATTAAGAGAAAATTATAATTACAATCTTATTAAAGACCAAAATGAAGATAAAGGACAGAAATGCAAGGAAATACATGGTAAACTATCTAAATTGATAGGAGATAGCCCTGTTCATATTGACGACATAATAAAAATATGTCATATTGACATAAGTCAATTGTATGATGTATTATTTGAAATGCAGTTTGATAATGAAATAATGTGTTTATCTGGGAATTATTACGTTAAAATTCATAATATATAG
- the rpsP gene encoding 30S ribosomal protein S16 — MAVKIRLRRMGAKKAPFYRVVVADSRAPRDGRFIDEIGYYNPTTEPTTVKIDEEKALKWVKNGAQPSETVKKLFNMTGITEKTSK; from the coding sequence ATGGCAGTTAAAATAAGATTAAGAAGAATGGGTGCAAAGAAAGCTCCTTTCTATAGAGTAGTTGTTGCTGATTCAAGAGCTCCAAGAGATGGAAGATTCATTGATGAAATAGGATACTACAATCCTACAACTGAACCAACTACTGTAAAAATAGATGAAGAAAAAGCTTTGAAATGGGTAAAAAATGGTGCTCAACCATCTGAAACAGTTAAAAAGTTATTCAATATGACTGGTATAACTGAAAAAACTTCAAAGTAA
- the ffh gene encoding signal recognition particle protein, giving the protein MAFEGLASKLQETLKKLKGKGKLSEKDIKEAMREVKLALLEADVNYKIVKDFVKKVSEKSLGNEVLESLTPGQQVIKVVNEELTELMGKTESEIKYSSSGLTVIMLVGLQGAGKTTMAGKLALQMRKRNKKPLLVACDVYRPAAIKQLQVVGKSIEVPVFTMGDKVSPVDIAKASLEHAKGNGNNVVIIDTAGRLHIDENLMGELSGIKENINPEEILLVVDSMTGQDAVNVAESFNNQLDISGVILTKLDGDTRGGAALSIKAITGKPIKFVGIGEKMNEVEVFHPDRMASRILGMGDVLSLIEKAQQSIDEKKAQEIGSRMLNNEFNFEDFLEAMSQMKKMGPLTKVLEMMPGFNSSQLKGVDLDKSEKEMSKVEAIINSMTKKERVNPNLVISSSSRKKRIAKGSGTDVQQVNRLLKQFEASRKMMKQMKGMQKGFKKGLFGKLPF; this is encoded by the coding sequence ATGGCTTTTGAAGGTTTAGCTTCTAAATTACAAGAAACTCTTAAAAAGTTAAAAGGAAAAGGCAAGTTATCAGAAAAAGATATTAAAGAAGCCATGAGAGAAGTTAAACTTGCTTTGTTGGAAGCAGATGTAAACTACAAAATTGTCAAGGACTTTGTAAAAAAAGTAAGCGAAAAGAGCCTAGGAAATGAAGTTTTAGAGAGCTTAACTCCTGGTCAACAGGTTATAAAAGTAGTAAATGAAGAATTGACGGAGTTAATGGGAAAAACTGAAAGCGAAATAAAATATTCTTCTAGCGGCTTGACAGTTATTATGTTAGTTGGCTTGCAAGGAGCAGGTAAAACCACTATGGCAGGTAAATTAGCGCTTCAAATGCGTAAGAGGAATAAAAAACCTTTACTAGTTGCCTGTGATGTATATAGACCAGCAGCTATAAAACAGTTGCAAGTAGTTGGAAAGAGCATAGAAGTGCCAGTGTTTACTATGGGAGATAAAGTTAGTCCTGTGGATATAGCTAAGGCATCTTTAGAACATGCTAAAGGCAATGGTAATAACGTAGTAATCATAGATACAGCTGGTAGGCTACACATAGATGAAAATTTAATGGGAGAACTTTCAGGGATAAAAGAAAACATTAATCCTGAAGAAATATTATTAGTAGTAGATTCTATGACAGGACAAGATGCTGTAAATGTGGCTGAAAGTTTTAATAATCAGTTAGATATATCTGGTGTTATACTAACTAAATTAGATGGCGATACCAGAGGAGGAGCAGCACTTTCAATTAAAGCTATCACTGGAAAACCAATTAAGTTTGTTGGTATAGGTGAAAAAATGAATGAGGTAGAAGTTTTTCATCCAGATAGAATGGCTTCAAGAATACTTGGTATGGGTGATGTATTATCACTTATAGAAAAAGCTCAACAGTCTATAGACGAGAAAAAAGCTCAAGAAATAGGTTCAAGAATGTTAAATAATGAATTTAATTTTGAAGATTTTCTTGAAGCTATGAGTCAAATGAAGAAGATGGGACCTTTAACTAAAGTTCTCGAAATGATGCCAGGATTTAATTCTAGTCAATTAAAAGGTGTTGATTTGGACAAAAGTGAAAAGGAAATGTCTAAAGTTGAGGCTATAATAAACTCTATGACTAAAAAGGAAAGAGTAAATCCAAACCTAGTTATATCTTCATCCTCTAGAAAGAAGAGAATAGCCAAGGGATCTGGTACAGATGTACAACAGGTAAATAGACTATTAAAGCAATTTGAAGCTAGTAGGAAAATGATGAAACAAATGAAAGGCATGCAAAAAGGTTTTAAAAAAGGTCTATTTGGAAAATTACCTTTTTAA
- a CDS encoding YifB family Mg chelatase-like AAA ATPase: MAITNINTASLSGIKGNIVRVEIHISSGLPCFNIVGLPDVSVRESKERVRAAIVNCGYEFPIGRITINLAPADLKKEGALLDLPIAVGILIATKQIYCEDLAEYLFIGELSLNGELKGVKGALPVVMEGMDKGIKKFLVPYDNVEECSLIKGADIFPFKHLKEVASYIQYRDLLPYESSNNIFEQYDDQLDFCDVKGQESAKRAIEVASAGGHNIALFGPPGSGKTMLAKRISSILPPMKYEEAIEVTKIYSVSGNLDKEENIITKRPFRSPHHTTSKIALVGGGRELMPGEISLAHNGVLFLDEILEFDKRVLNVLRQPLEDREILISRYNGSVKYPANFMLVAALNPCPCGFYCSGVRECTCTEYDRERYLNKFSGPLLDRIDVFSYVNSLSYVEIKSSKKSEGSKNIRDRIRKAREIQNIRFKDNKIFTNSQMNVNEINKYCILDKKGSDLLEKIYSKFSLSTRAYSRILKVARTIADLRENENVGEIDIAEAVQYRRFINNKVV, from the coding sequence ATGGCTATTACAAATATTAATACTGCAAGTCTTAGTGGTATAAAAGGCAATATAGTAAGAGTTGAGATACATATATCCAGTGGACTACCCTGCTTTAATATAGTAGGGCTTCCTGATGTGTCTGTAAGAGAATCTAAAGAAAGGGTTAGAGCAGCTATAGTGAATTGCGGATATGAGTTTCCCATAGGTAGAATTACTATAAATTTAGCTCCAGCTGATTTAAAAAAAGAAGGAGCTTTATTAGACTTACCTATAGCAGTGGGCATTCTCATTGCAACTAAGCAAATATACTGTGAGGATTTGGCTGAATATTTATTTATAGGAGAGTTATCATTAAATGGTGAATTAAAAGGGGTTAAAGGTGCACTACCTGTAGTTATGGAGGGAATGGATAAAGGAATTAAAAAATTTTTGGTACCCTATGATAATGTAGAAGAATGCAGTCTAATAAAAGGTGCAGATATATTTCCATTTAAGCATTTAAAAGAGGTGGCAAGTTATATTCAATATAGAGATTTACTTCCATATGAGTCTTCTAATAATATTTTTGAACAATATGATGATCAGTTAGATTTTTGTGATGTGAAGGGACAGGAAAGTGCTAAAAGAGCTATTGAGGTAGCTTCTGCAGGTGGACATAATATAGCTTTATTTGGTCCCCCTGGTTCAGGTAAAACCATGTTAGCTAAAAGAATATCCTCTATATTGCCTCCAATGAAATATGAAGAAGCAATTGAAGTTACAAAAATATACAGTGTTTCAGGGAATTTGGACAAAGAAGAAAATATAATTACTAAAAGACCTTTTAGAAGTCCTCACCATACTACGTCAAAAATTGCACTAGTTGGTGGAGGAAGAGAACTTATGCCAGGAGAAATATCTTTAGCACATAATGGTGTGTTGTTTTTGGATGAAATACTGGAATTTGATAAAAGAGTATTGAATGTACTTAGACAACCGCTAGAAGATAGGGAAATACTAATTTCAAGATATAATGGCAGTGTAAAATACCCAGCTAACTTTATGCTTGTTGCTGCTTTAAATCCCTGTCCTTGTGGTTTTTATTGTTCTGGGGTAAGAGAGTGTACTTGTACAGAATATGATAGAGAAAGGTATTTAAATAAGTTTTCTGGACCTTTACTTGATAGAATAGATGTTTTTTCATATGTTAATTCGCTTTCTTATGTAGAAATAAAAAGTTCTAAAAAATCTGAGGGATCTAAGAATATTAGAGATAGAATTAGAAAAGCTAGGGAAATTCAGAATATTAGGTTTAAGGACAATAAAATTTTTACTAATTCACAGATGAATGTAAATGAAATAAATAAATACTGTATTTTAGATAAAAAAGGCAGTGATTTATTAGAGAAGATATATTCAAAATTTTCTTTAAGCACTAGAGCTTACAGCAGAATATTAAAGGTTGCTAGGACTATAGCAGACTTAAGGGAGAATGAAAATGTAGGAGAGATAGATATAGCAGAAGCTGTTCAATATAGAAGATTTATAAACAATAAGGTAGTTTAA
- the rplS gene encoding 50S ribosomal protein L19, protein MLEIIKAIEAEQIRNDLVKFNVGDTVKVHVNIKEGTRERIQVFEGTVIKKQNGGIRETFTVRRVTSGVGVERTFPINSPSVAKIEVVRAGKVRRAKLFYLRDRVGKAAKVKEAIR, encoded by the coding sequence ATGTTAGAAATCATAAAAGCAATAGAAGCAGAACAAATAAGAAATGATTTAGTAAAATTCAATGTTGGAGATACTGTTAAAGTTCACGTTAACATTAAAGAAGGAACTAGAGAAAGAATTCAAGTTTTTGAAGGAACAGTTATCAAAAAACAAAATGGTGGAATAAGAGAAACTTTTACAGTAAGAAGAGTAACTTCTGGTGTAGGAGTTGAAAGAACATTCCCAATTAATTCTCCAAGCGTAGCTAAGATAGAAGTAGTAAGAGCTGGTAAAGTAAGAAGAGCTAAATTATTCTACTTAAGAGATAGAGTAGGAAAAGCTGCTAAAGTTAAAGAAGCAATAAGATAA
- a CDS encoding KH domain-containing protein, with translation MKELLEVIAKSLVDNPEMVCVNEIAGEQSVILELKVAPEDMGKVIGKQGRIAKAIRTVMKAAAIKENKRVVVEII, from the coding sequence ATGAAAGAATTGCTTGAAGTAATAGCAAAGTCACTAGTAGACAACCCAGAAATGGTATGTGTAAATGAGATAGCTGGTGAGCAATCAGTAATTTTAGAATTAAAAGTTGCTCCAGAGGACATGGGAAAAGTTATTGGTAAGCAAGGTAGAATAGCAAAAGCTATAAGAACAGTAATGAAAGCAGCGGCTATTAAAGAAAATAAAAGAGTTGTTGTAGAAATTATATAA
- a CDS encoding putative DNA-binding protein, whose product MEERVRISLLLDFYGSLLTEKQRDIMDLYYNDDLSLAEISNITNTSRQAIHDITKRCHKLLFQYEEKLFLLEKYLNKKRILDRLNKNIDSLINSIDDEDKKEILHNVKRDIENI is encoded by the coding sequence ATGGAGGAAAGAGTTCGAATTTCTTTGTTGTTAGATTTTTATGGGAGTTTATTAACAGAAAAACAAAGAGATATAATGGATTTATATTACAATGACGATTTATCTTTAGCTGAAATATCCAATATAACAAATACTAGCAGGCAGGCTATACATGATATTACTAAAAGATGCCATAAGCTTTTATTTCAGTATGAAGAAAAGCTATTTTTGCTAGAAAAGTATTTAAATAAAAAAAGAATATTAGATAGATTAAACAAAAATATTGATAGTTTAATAAATAGCATAGATGATGAAGATAAAAAAGAAATTCTTCACAATGTTAAAAGAGATATAGAAAATATATAG
- the trmD gene encoding tRNA (guanosine(37)-N1)-methyltransferase TrmD encodes MKIDILTLFPEMFNIFNYSIIGRAKENGILNINAVNIRDYSEDKHKKVDDYPYGGGAGMLMAPQPLVDAISAVKNYNKGKVIFLGPRGTSFNHEMALTLSKEQDLIFICGHYEGIDERVYNYIDMEISLGDFILTGGEMACVPIVDSICRLIPGVLSTSESYKDESFYDGLLEYPQYTRPVSFRGEEVPEILLSGHHENIRKWRRLQSLRLTQKRRSDLFKKVKLTKEDRKLLNTFK; translated from the coding sequence ATGAAAATAGACATATTGACCCTATTTCCAGAGATGTTTAATATATTCAATTATAGTATAATAGGCAGAGCAAAAGAAAATGGTATATTGAATATTAATGCTGTTAATATAAGAGATTATTCAGAGGATAAGCATAAAAAAGTAGATGATTATCCTTATGGAGGTGGAGCTGGCATGCTTATGGCACCACAGCCTTTAGTTGATGCTATAAGTGCTGTAAAAAATTATAACAAAGGTAAAGTTATTTTTTTAGGTCCAAGAGGCACTAGCTTTAATCATGAGATGGCATTAACTTTAAGCAAAGAACAGGATTTAATTTTTATTTGTGGACATTACGAAGGTATAGATGAAAGAGTTTATAATTATATAGATATGGAAATTTCCCTTGGAGATTTTATATTAACTGGTGGAGAAATGGCCTGCGTTCCCATTGTAGATTCCATATGTAGATTAATACCTGGAGTGCTTTCCACTAGTGAAAGTTATAAGGATGAATCTTTTTATGATGGTCTGCTAGAATATCCACAGTATACAAGACCGGTATCTTTTAGAGGAGAAGAAGTGCCTGAAATTCTTTTGTCCGGACACCATGAGAATATAAGAAAATGGAGAAGACTTCAGTCTTTAAGGTTAACCCAGAAAAGAAGATCAGATTTATTTAAGAAAGTAAAATTAACAAAAGAAGATAGAAAATTATTAAATACCTTCAAATAA
- the ftsY gene encoding signal recognition particle-docking protein FtsY, whose translation MFGGFFNKLKEGLTKTRDGLSNKLGDMLNLAITIDDDLYEELEEILITADIGVETSLKIIDKLKEKIKEEKIKDPQQIKPCLKEILIEMLGQVKVEQNFPKVMLVIGVNGVGKTTSIGKLANNFKREGNKVLIAAADTFRAAAIDQLEVWSGRAGVDIVKHQEGSDPAAVVFDAIQAAKARHMDILICDTAGRLHNKKNLMNELQKINRIVEKEFSNGNKETLLVVDATTGQNGVQQAKQFKEICNVDGIILTKLDGTAKGGVVISIKDVLGIPVKYIGVGEGADDLQEFNAKEFVEALF comes from the coding sequence ATGTTTGGAGGATTTTTTAATAAACTTAAAGAGGGACTTACTAAGACGAGAGATGGTTTAAGCAATAAACTAGGTGACATGTTAAACCTAGCTATAACTATAGATGATGATTTATATGAGGAGTTAGAAGAAATTCTTATAACTGCAGATATAGGAGTAGAAACTTCTTTAAAAATAATTGATAAATTGAAAGAAAAAATAAAGGAAGAAAAGATAAAAGACCCACAACAGATAAAACCTTGCTTAAAAGAGATATTAATAGAAATGCTAGGACAAGTAAAAGTAGAACAAAATTTTCCTAAAGTTATGCTAGTGATAGGAGTAAATGGAGTAGGTAAAACTACTTCTATAGGTAAATTAGCAAATAATTTTAAAAGAGAAGGCAATAAGGTTCTAATTGCAGCAGCAGATACTTTTAGAGCAGCTGCTATAGATCAATTAGAGGTATGGAGTGGTAGAGCAGGAGTTGATATTGTAAAACATCAAGAGGGGTCAGATCCAGCGGCAGTAGTTTTTGATGCAATTCAAGCAGCGAAAGCAAGACATATGGATATACTCATATGCGACACTGCAGGAAGACTTCACAATAAGAAAAATTTAATGAATGAACTTCAAAAGATAAATAGGATTGTAGAAAAGGAATTTTCAAATGGAAATAAAGAGACTCTATTGGTGGTAGATGCCACTACGGGACAAAATGGCGTACAACAGGCAAAACAATTTAAAGAAATATGCAATGTTGATGGAATAATATTGACTAAATTAGATGGAACGGCTAAAGGTGGAGTTGTTATTTCTATAAAAGACGTATTAGGAATTCCAGTAAAGTATATAGGAGTAGGAGAAGGCGCTGATGATTTACAGGAATTTAATGCAAAAGAGTTCGTAGAAGCGTTATTTTAA
- a CDS encoding ribonuclease HII — MSLNISPTDLGHKNVKEIKVLVKYIEENFINIKEEDFLNLTKCLLDDGRKSVNKLAISLLKYRENMEKEIKRVTSMYNFDKVYSKDGYVIGTDEVGRGPLAGPIVAAAVVLDLNGMDTKEMILGLNDSKKLTAKKREELSKIIKKKALAYKICLINNNEIDTKGIGWCNNQVLLEAAEGIDLKPSIVLSDGYKIKGVSLPNKAVVKGDSKSASIACASILAKVYRDNIMIEYANSYEGYGFHKNMGYGTEEHIKAIKSKGITSIHRMSFLKNI; from the coding sequence ATGAGCTTAAATATTTCCCCTACAGATTTGGGGCATAAAAATGTTAAGGAGATAAAAGTTTTAGTTAAATATATAGAAGAGAATTTTATTAATATAAAGGAAGAAGACTTTTTAAACCTAACAAAGTGTTTATTAGATGATGGCAGAAAGTCAGTTAATAAGCTGGCTATAAGTTTGTTGAAATACAGAGAAAATATGGAAAAAGAAATAAAAAGAGTTACTAGTATGTATAATTTTGATAAGGTATATTCTAAGGACGGATATGTTATAGGAACAGATGAAGTAGGTAGAGGACCATTAGCAGGGCCAATAGTAGCTGCAGCAGTAGTTTTAGATTTGAATGGCATGGATACAAAAGAAATGATTCTAGGATTGAATGATTCCAAAAAACTTACTGCAAAAAAAAGAGAAGAATTGAGTAAAATTATAAAGAAGAAAGCTTTAGCATATAAAATATGTTTAATAAACAATAACGAAATAGATACTAAGGGAATAGGATGGTGTAATAATCAAGTGCTTTTAGAAGCAGCTGAAGGTATAGATTTGAAACCTAGTATAGTGTTATCAGATGGATATAAAATAAAAGGTGTTAGTTTACCTAATAAAGCTGTTGTTAAAGGAGACTCTAAAAGTGCCTCTATAGCCTGTGCTTCAATTTTAGCTAAGGTATATAGAGATAATATTATGATAGAATACGCTAATTCCTATGAAGGCTATGGTTTTCATAAAAATATGGGTTATGGTACCGAAGAACATATAAAAGCTATAAAGAGTAAAGGAATAACCAGTATACATAGAATGAGTTTTTTAAAAAACATATAA
- a CDS encoding YraN family protein — MHHLNKDIGKYGESIAEKHLESLGYTILDRNFSCKFGEIDLIGKDKNYIVFIEVKSRYSTLYGHPCEAVTKNKQLKICKVAQLYILKKKFFNNNFRFDVVEIILNSDENKPSIKLIKNAFGM, encoded by the coding sequence ATGCACCATCTTAATAAAGACATAGGAAAATATGGAGAAAGTATAGCTGAAAAGCACTTGGAGAGTTTAGGGTATACAATATTAGATAGAAATTTTTCTTGCAAATTTGGAGAAATAGATTTAATAGGAAAAGATAAAAACTATATAGTTTTTATAGAAGTTAAAAGCAGATATAGCACCTTGTATGGTCATCCCTGTGAGGCTGTTACTAAAAATAAACAATTAAAAATTTGCAAGGTAGCTCAATTGTATATATTAAAGAAAAAATTTTTCAATAATAATTTTAGATTTGATGTGGTAGAAATAATATTAAATAGTGATGAAAACAAACCTTCTATAAAATTAATAAAAAATGCCTTTGGAATGTAA
- the ylqF gene encoding ribosome biogenesis GTPase YlqF, whose protein sequence is MEINWFPGHMAKTRREIKENLKLVDAVIEIRDARIVRSSANPEIEEICKGKPRIILLNKADLAEEKATSEWIKELSNENIKVIKGNSMTGEGLKNIKPILDLLLKEKLDRLRSKGLVNITTRVMVVGIPNVGKSSFINKIAKGNRAKTGDRPGVTKSRQWIKTKLGIELMDTPGVLWPKFEDQKVGLNLAFTGAIKDEIMNVEDLALELIKSLQDQYGDRIIKRYKLEGLSEDALENMDNIAIKRGAVMAGRNIDYNRIAITILDEFRGGKLGRISLETP, encoded by the coding sequence ATGGAGATAAATTGGTTTCCTGGCCATATGGCTAAAACTAGAAGAGAAATAAAAGAGAATTTAAAGCTTGTAGATGCTGTAATAGAGATAAGAGATGCTAGAATAGTAAGGTCCAGTGCTAATCCCGAAATTGAAGAGATATGTAAGGGAAAACCTAGAATAATACTTTTAAATAAAGCTGACTTAGCAGAAGAAAAAGCCACTAGTGAATGGATAAAAGAACTTTCTAATGAAAATATAAAGGTTATTAAAGGAAATAGTATGACCGGTGAGGGATTAAAGAATATAAAGCCTATTTTAGATTTGCTTCTAAAAGAAAAATTAGATAGATTAAGAAGTAAGGGACTAGTTAATATAACAACTAGAGTAATGGTGGTTGGAATTCCTAATGTAGGAAAATCATCTTTTATTAATAAAATAGCAAAAGGAAATAGAGCTAAGACTGGTGATAGACCCGGTGTTACAAAAAGTAGGCAATGGATAAAAACTAAGTTAGGAATAGAATTAATGGATACACCTGGGGTTTTGTGGCCTAAATTTGAGGATCAAAAAGTAGGATTAAATTTAGCATTTACAGGGGCCATAAAGGATGAGATAATGAATGTAGAGGACTTAGCTTTAGAGCTTATAAAATCACTTCAGGATCAGTATGGAGATAGAATTATTAAAAGGTATAAACTAGAAGGATTATCAGAAGATGCTCTAGAAAATATGGACAATATAGCCATAAAACGAGGCGCTGTTATGGCTGGAAGAAATATAGATTATAATAGAATAGCTATCACAATTTTAGATGAATTTAGAGGGGGAAAACTAGGAAGAATTTCATTAGAAACTCCCTAA
- the rimM gene encoding ribosome maturation factor RimM (Essential for efficient processing of 16S rRNA), with protein MEEYFNIGQIINTHGVHGEIKVLPLTDDINRFKSLKYVIIDGVERSVLGVKFQKNKVILKIDGINSMDEAMKYRGKYLKISRKDAVPLEENTYFIADLVNCDVFDTEGKELGKVYEVIKTGSNDVYWVKGEKEVLIPALKDIVKEVDIDNFKIIIRPVEEWQE; from the coding sequence TTGGAAGAATACTTTAATATAGGTCAAATAATAAATACTCATGGGGTTCATGGAGAAATTAAAGTGTTACCTCTTACAGATGACATTAATAGATTTAAAAGTTTAAAATATGTAATAATAGATGGTGTGGAAAGAAGCGTACTTGGGGTAAAGTTTCAAAAGAACAAGGTTATATTAAAGATTGATGGAATAAATTCTATGGATGAAGCAATGAAGTATAGGGGGAAATATCTAAAAATTAGTAGAAAAGATGCTGTACCTTTGGAAGAAAATACTTATTTCATAGCAGATTTAGTAAACTGTGATGTTTTTGATACAGAAGGAAAAGAATTAGGAAAAGTATATGAGGTTATTAAAACAGGAAGTAATGATGTGTACTGGGTTAAAGGAGAAAAAGAAGTATTAATTCCTGCTTTAAAGGATATAGTAAAAGAAGTGGATATAGATAATTTCAAAATAATTATAAGGCCTGTAGAGGAGTGGCAAGAATAA